aaaaaaaagaaaacccactcCCTCTAAATACTACCAGACCTCAGAATTTCGGGAAACTTATTTCCAATCCTGCAAACTCTCCTTCAGTGGGTGATTCCCAAGTTCTGAACAGACCGTGTTCCAACTGCACTTGCAAGATAGACGTTTGGAATTCTGAAAACCTTCTCCCAGAAGAACATCTTATATTTTGGTTGTTAGATTAGTCCACAAAGGCCTATTTAAGCCATGATTCAGCAGAACTACAGGAATTGTTGAAGCTCCAGGCTGTTTGGAGCCACAATTGTTTTACTGGTTGGTCAGTAATAAGTGTTATGGAGAGAGAACATGGTCTTAGCACAAGCAGTTGTGGTTGAAGTGTTTTAAACAAGAGCACTGACCCATTCTTGACCTCTGATGTCCAGTGAGGAGCCTCTGCTGCTGGCATCTGAAGCTGCTACTTGCCATCTTGGAGCCTCTGTCACTTAGGTTGACTGCCCCAAAGCACTGCTCAGGCCACCCACAAGGTAGGACTGACACCAAGGAGAAATCAAGGCAAATGTCTGAAGGTGACTGTACTATAGCAGGAACCCACAAATGTCCCATTCCTGTCCTACCAGGAATCCCTAGCACTCACAGGGTCCCAAATAGCTGCACACAAGAAACACTACCCAAATGCGCAACGAATGCTAGTTTCTTACTAACCGAGGCAGGACTTGGTGATCCACAGGAAGGGATCCGATACACAGGGAACTGACTCTCACAGGAGTGGAAGACAAACTCTGGCTTGGGAAGAAGCTCATCAGACTTTGACACTGTAGCTGCAAAGTGATGTTACTACAGAAATAACGGGGACAAAACTGGTGTGCAGTGAGAAAGGCAACAAGGCAGACAATCCCCAGGCAGGCTCAGTGCGTGGCTACACGCCGCTTCCTGCTGCCAGGCCCTCCGAAGACCTCAACATACTCTGCTTGAATTCTGAGCTGTCcatactcagttttttttttttctggccacgctgcacagcttgtgggatcttagttccccgaccagggattgcaccCACGCCCGCAGCAGCGAaagaaccgagtcctaaccattggaccaccaggtaatTCCCTGTCcacacacatttttaataaaCATCTCTTTCTGATTTAATTGCACTTATGTGGGTTTGTTACTTGCAACCAAACGAGACCAGCGGAGAGAACACTGCAGCACTCAAGGGCAGGAACCCCGCTGTCCTCACTTTGTATCCCCTATCTCTAGAATACTGGTAGCCACCGTTGGGGTTTAATCCACTCCTGCTGAAAGAATGAGGGTATCTGTACTGCTCCTAAAGAACAGATCGAGTCTATTTAATCCAGGAGTTATAATCTAATTCACAACATACTTACTGAGCAACCACTAGTGCCCAAAGGGCTGCTCTAAGTCCCAAACTGAACATGGAGATTTGCTTAAAGGGACCACAAAAGCTATATCTGACAGCAACATGAAAGGAATATAAAGTTACATGAACTAATTTCAGAAAACCACGCTTATGGAAGCTCAATACGACATTTCACTTCAATCTTTTACTCTTGTGAGTATAGAAGGATACCTCCTGAATATGCAGATTTAGTTTTCTTCaaggaaatatttattgcatattaTTAGTGATTCTATTTTACAGCAAAATTAAGTGTATACACTTTTCACAAACAGAAAGTGGAAATCATGGTATCTCTCAAATTTTTATGCTGAATCAAAGTCCTGTTTTCAGAATTGAGCCGCGCATCATGATTTTGGTCCAGGGCCACCAGTCCATGATTTCAAATAGTTGACGATCCTGGCAGTAATTGGAACAAAATCGTCTCTATATGTGACAATCGTTTCCACATAAAACCCTTTCGGGGGTTCAGATAGTTCATTTGTTGAGACATCCTTTTGTTCTACTtcaccaccttaaaaaaaaaaaaaaaaaaaaaggaacagctgCATCActaacttttattttatcttactttatttttttatttaagtatagttgatcaCTAACTTTTAACTTAGGCAGCAGTCATTAGAATTATTAGTAAAgcctttgaaataaaataaactaaggtAAGAattacccccacccccatcaggtTCCTGACACcgttttctttctgtaaaaaagaaaatttaaataattttttttttaaatgaccactacagagataaatgttttaaaatgcttaatACTGACATGTGCATTTTCAGGCCATTGGTGAGCTTCCTTACCAAATGTAATCTTCAGCACAGCTTTTACATAAAAAGCTTTACTGAGATAATACTTATTATacaattaactcatttaaaatgtaaattcagtTTTTAGTATCTTCAGATCTGTGCAACCAGCACCAAAATAAAGTGTAGAATATTTTCATCCACAAAAGGAAACCCCTTATTTTGTAGCAGTCGCTCCCCCACCAGCTCCTCCCCTTCAGCCCCAGGCAGCCCTTTCTCTAGACGAAGCCACAGATTTCCAGCACATTTTTGAAAGCTGCGGgatttccttttcctcccagcAACTGGGAAGATTTCAATACTCCTTCGCTGGTGTAAGTCCTGAAATCGTTTGGTCGCCAAATGCGACCATGCGACCATGCGACCAAAGCAGGGCTGAAGTTACAGAAGCATCGCCTCTTTAAACCACCATCCAGGGTCTTTGAAATTCCACCTGGAACCTCACGGAGTCTTCAAATTCTGAGGATAGGGGCGGCCTCGCTCAATAAACGAGCAAGCTTCGGGGAAGAGGATCTAAAAGGTCGTTGCTGGCAGATTCCACGATAACGCGCGGCTCTAAGCACCGCTCCCGGTCTCTTCGCGCGGCACAGCGAAGCCACTTCTGCGACCCCCGGACACGCCCCACGCAAGGCCGCGCGTCCCCCGGAGGTCCCGCCCGAGAGCCGTACCTGGCGGCTTGCTCTTTCTCTGACTCCACAAAAACAAGGAGCCCAGCAGGGTCCAGGCGCCCAGTCCGTACAGCACAGACATCCGCCGGTACCAAGACAGGGCCTTTTCCGGACGCATGACGCCGCCGGGAAGACCtcgctcctctgagcctcagggcGGAGGCGGGCCTTCCGGTGGGcgcgtcgccgccgccgccgcctccaatGGGGAGCCGCCTCGGGCGACCGCTTCCTGCGCCGGCCCCGATGCATCCTGGGGCGTGTAGTCCGGACCTCGCGCTGGGCAAAGCACTCGGGTCTGGCGCCTGGGGTCCGGAGACAATCTTGCCTCCCACGTGACGGGCCCCAATGACACTTTCTCTCAGGCAAACCTCCCACTTGCAAAACGGTAAGGCCTGCCTTACATAGGCTTTAGGTGGCCCTTGTAAAGCTtaattccttccctcctccagctctCAGGTTTGCGAGGATACCCCGTCTACGCCCCGCAACTCATCTTCCCCATCTTCCTGCCTGGAGCGCTGTCTGGTGCGCGTGGGTCCCTCCACGTCTGAATTAGCCCCTCCACTGGGCTGTGGGTCCCATTCTTCTCTGCCTTTCAGGGCCCTGGCCCAGCAACTACACTCTAACTGCCCACCTCCATCTCACgcccttttcattctgttgttcTTCACTCCATCATACAAACGAGCCCGTGcctcaaaaacaaaaagtctCCACTCGATCCACCTTCAGCTTTTCTCTTATCCGTACATTTCTTCGAAGCATAATCTACCCCCACTCCAAGAAACCAAACAACTTGAGAGCAAAAGGGATGTGTTGGGCACAGAGTGGACACTCAGTAAACTGCCATAGCCAGTAACTACTTTGCAGCCATAATCAGACTTGATTTCCAGCGCATCCGACTCCACCTGCTCCTTTCATAGTTTCGAAAACATAATTTTCTTCAGAATCTATTTATCCTTCAGGGCtcttcccatttctcccaccctctAGAAACTGGTGTTttgccacacacaaaaattaactctaaatggatcataggcttaaatataaaagctaaaactacaaaCCGAGAAGAAAAGATCTAACACAACGATTGGAAAACAACTacatccaatataaaataaaaattaaaaaaaaaaaggcgatcTTTGCCATCTTgggataggcaaagatttcttagaataCAAAAAGCATAAACCACAAAACAAATATTGGTAAATTggactttttcaaaattaaatcttttgCTCTTCGAAAGgcagttaagaaaatgaaacaagcCACAAAATAAAGTATTCAAAGTAggtatatctgacaaaggacttgtatcagAATATATAAGGATATCTTACAATTCAGTTATAAAAAGACAACCGAACTGAAAAACAGGCAACAACCActtaagaagatatacaaatggccaataagtacaggGGCATTGTTAGTCATCAcagcaatgcaaattaaaaccacgagacacccttacacacctattagaatgactaaaaattATGTTGAGAATACCAAGGGTTGTACGGATTTGGAGCAATCAGACCTCTTactggtgggaacataaaataTCACAACCTCTTTGCAAtactggcagtttcttaaaaattgaagtacCCCTACTGTATGAATCAGACGTTCGGTTCCTAGTTAttcacccaaaggaaatgaaaacattatgtcCACACAAACGTATGTACATGGGTGTTCACAGagctttattcataagagcccccaaatggaaacaacccaaatgtctatcaactggatggataaaggaaatgtgagTCTACCACTCCATAATAAAAGGAACTACTGTACTGATCCATGCAATTGCATGGATAAATCTCAGATGGGTAATGTAAGAGAAAGAAACCAGGCacaaaagaaaccagacataaAATTCTGGAAGCAAATTCACCTATAGTGGGAGAAAGCCGACGAGTAGT
This DNA window, taken from Balaenoptera ricei isolate mBalRic1 chromosome 15, mBalRic1.hap2, whole genome shotgun sequence, encodes the following:
- the SMIM26 gene encoding small integral membrane protein 26; this translates as MRPEKALSWYRRMSVLYGLGAWTLLGSLFLWSQRKSKPPGGEVEQKDVSTNELSEPPKGFYVETIVTYRDDFVPITARIVNYLKSWTGGPGPKS